From Candidatus Bathyanammoxibius amoris, the proteins below share one genomic window:
- the acsC gene encoding acetyl-CoA decarbonylase/synthase complex subunit gamma — MALTGLDIYKLLPKTNCKKCGRPTCLAFAMQMAQKKASLDECPDVSEEAKNALGAAAAPPIKLVTIGAGDDPLKIGEENVLFRHDEKFYNPGGVAVSISDNQSEEELSANIEKANALTFHRVGTEISIDLIALKNESGDKDKFSKAAQKLGSGTKLGIVLVSDSAEAMGAALEHVAEKKPLVYGANGNNYEPMAKLAKEKGCPLGVFASSLEELADLTEKVKALGVNDIVIDYKGNGVKDILQGLTKIRRLALKKNFRALGFPTITFMDNGDPYQEIIYASTFMAKYVGIVVLSSYEPWQVMPLLTVRENIYTDPQKPVQVKSQLYEVGQVNENSPVMFTTNFSLTYYTVEGEVESSRIPSYILAVDTEGTSVLTAYSGDKLNEKVVGKALTQSGAQEKVKHKKLIIPGLVAVMSEKIKEETGWDVLVGPKEASGLPSFLKTSGEHLK; from the coding sequence ATGGCACTAACCGGACTAGACATCTACAAACTGCTTCCGAAGACAAACTGTAAGAAATGCGGCAGGCCCACCTGCCTGGCCTTCGCCATGCAAATGGCACAGAAGAAGGCCTCACTGGACGAATGTCCCGACGTCAGCGAAGAGGCGAAGAATGCGCTGGGCGCGGCCGCTGCGCCTCCTATAAAGCTGGTTACCATCGGTGCAGGAGACGACCCGCTCAAAATAGGTGAGGAAAACGTACTCTTCAGGCACGACGAGAAATTCTATAACCCGGGGGGCGTAGCCGTCTCCATCAGTGACAACCAGAGTGAAGAAGAACTCTCTGCAAACATAGAGAAAGCAAACGCCCTGACGTTCCACCGTGTCGGTACGGAAATTTCCATAGACCTCATAGCCCTCAAGAATGAGAGCGGCGACAAGGACAAATTCTCGAAGGCGGCGCAGAAGTTAGGCTCCGGAACCAAGCTGGGTATTGTGCTTGTAAGCGACTCAGCGGAGGCCATGGGCGCGGCCCTTGAACACGTGGCCGAAAAGAAACCTCTGGTCTACGGTGCAAACGGCAACAACTATGAACCGATGGCGAAACTGGCCAAGGAAAAAGGCTGTCCTTTAGGAGTGTTTGCCTCAAGCCTCGAGGAACTGGCGGACCTTACTGAAAAGGTCAAGGCCTTGGGAGTCAACGACATCGTGATAGACTACAAAGGTAATGGAGTCAAAGACATACTCCAGGGATTAACTAAAATAAGGAGACTCGCCCTCAAGAAGAACTTCCGTGCGCTGGGCTTCCCTACAATCACCTTCATGGATAATGGCGATCCGTACCAGGAGATAATCTACGCCTCAACCTTTATGGCAAAATATGTGGGCATAGTGGTACTGTCGAGCTACGAACCATGGCAGGTAATGCCCCTTCTCACCGTCAGGGAAAACATATACACAGACCCGCAGAAGCCCGTACAGGTAAAATCACAATTATATGAAGTAGGACAGGTAAACGAGAACTCTCCCGTTATGTTTACCACCAATTTTTCTCTTACGTATTACACCGTTGAGGGTGAGGTTGAGTCCAGCCGCATTCCTTCCTACATCCTCGCAGTAGACACAGAAGGGACCTCCGTCCTTACCGCTTACTCGGGAGACAAACTAAACGAAAAGGTGGTGGGGAAGGCGCTTACTCAGTCAGGAGCACAGGAAAAGGTAAAACACAAGAAACTCATCATCCCCGGACTCGTAGCGGTTATGTCTGAAAAGATTAAGGAGGAAACCGGCTGGGACGTGCTCGTCGGCCCCAAAGAGGCATCAGGGCTTCCTTCCTTTCTTAAGACCTCCGGGGAACATTTAAAATAG
- a CDS encoding ATP-dependent Clp protease proteolytic subunit, with amino-acid sequence MKYKLMNKTKPDAQEKEREEEGFVARLLKTRTIIIADEIDKKIAQRVISQFLLLEQEDPKKPIKLFINSPGGDADAGFAIFDLARFIKPEVKTICAGITASAAVIILLGATKKNRYSLPNARILIHQPSTGVTGSAADIQIEASEILKFRDKINRLIAKETGQDVKKVESDTRRNYWMGGEEALKYGLISKIIKNRDELG; translated from the coding sequence ATGAAATATAAACTAATGAACAAAACAAAACCAGACGCACAAGAGAAGGAGCGCGAAGAAGAGGGGTTTGTCGCCCGTCTACTTAAAACACGCACAATAATCATCGCAGACGAGATAGACAAGAAGATAGCGCAGCGGGTCATCTCCCAATTCCTGCTGCTGGAGCAGGAAGACCCGAAGAAACCGATAAAACTGTTTATCAACTCCCCCGGTGGCGACGCGGACGCCGGGTTTGCAATATTCGACCTGGCCAGATTCATAAAGCCTGAAGTGAAAACCATTTGTGCCGGTATCACCGCGAGCGCGGCCGTAATAATCCTTCTCGGAGCGACAAAGAAGAACAGATACAGCCTGCCCAACGCCCGTATACTCATACATCAGCCAAGCACCGGCGTAACGGGTTCCGCAGCTGACATACAGATTGAGGCCAGCGAGATATTAAAATTCCGTGACAAGATAAACCGCCTTATCGCTAAAGAAACCGGCCAGGACGTAAAGAAGGTGGAGAGTGATACTCGAAGAAACTATTGGATGGGTGGAGAGGAGGCCCTGAAATACGGCCTAATTAGCAAAATAATCAAGAACAGGGACGAACTGGGATAA
- the acsB gene encoding acetyl-CoA decarbonylase/synthase complex subunit alpha/beta produces MSRIICTAAIRGAHKIIKRAEDKLNEAIAQKGKDQQVEFPNTGYFFPIIYSMTGMEVRTLGEFKPVLERAKNLLPPIPGDKHWLPYLGQALDAGMGTLFAEEIIEACKYVIGPDPVEGIWLGAADDSILRERGIEFVDGTAPGFAAVVGGAPDADTAVRIARELQEKNLYVFMCDKGANGLQFAEQLDSKGVQLGWETRLVPFGNSISAAVYALGFANRAALSFGAVKPGDFRRNLKYNQNRIFAFVMALGGGVSDEQYATAAGAINYGFPTITDADIPEILPTGVCTYEHVVSNITHDKIVEKAIEVRGLKVSIHKIDIPVSYGPAFEGERIRKDDMYVELGGPKTDGFEFVVMREISEIDDGQIELVGPDLDEFEEGSHVSTGIYVEVAGRKMQKDFEPILERQVHRFIGEAQGIFHMGQRDQIRHRISKEGFKTGLRLKHLGTILHAKFHEEYGAIVDKVRVTIYTKPEDVTGRLEEVRKAFTERDERIMGMKDNTINLFYSCTLCQSFAPTHVCVVSPERSGLCGSVSWLDAKASYEITPTGPNQPIEKGAVIDEAAGQWEGVNNFLLDASSRKLERLSMYSMLVDPMTSCGCFECISVLLPMCNGVMTVHRDFTEMTPCGMKFSTLAGSVGGGQQTPGFVGHSKLFLASEKFISADGGLARLVWMPKELKEEIGHFVEQTANELGLEDFISKIADETIATTEEEVLNHLQKVNHPALALESLI; encoded by the coding sequence ATGTCTAGGATTATATGCACTGCCGCTATCCGTGGTGCCCATAAGATAATAAAACGTGCTGAAGACAAACTGAATGAGGCTATCGCCCAGAAGGGTAAGGACCAGCAGGTTGAGTTCCCAAATACCGGCTACTTCTTTCCAATAATCTACTCCATGACGGGCATGGAGGTCAGAACGCTTGGAGAATTCAAACCCGTCCTGGAACGTGCGAAGAACCTGTTGCCGCCTATCCCCGGAGATAAACACTGGCTCCCCTACCTGGGACAGGCGCTGGACGCCGGGATGGGCACCCTCTTTGCGGAAGAGATTATCGAGGCCTGCAAGTATGTCATAGGCCCTGACCCCGTTGAGGGCATCTGGCTGGGCGCGGCCGACGACTCAATACTCCGTGAGAGGGGGATTGAGTTCGTAGATGGCACTGCCCCCGGGTTCGCCGCCGTGGTAGGCGGGGCCCCAGATGCGGACACGGCGGTCAGGATAGCCAGAGAACTTCAGGAAAAGAACCTTTACGTCTTTATGTGCGACAAAGGGGCCAACGGTTTGCAATTTGCGGAGCAGTTGGACAGTAAAGGAGTACAGCTTGGCTGGGAGACACGATTGGTGCCGTTTGGCAATAGTATAAGCGCCGCGGTGTACGCCCTTGGCTTTGCCAATCGTGCGGCCCTGTCCTTCGGTGCCGTCAAGCCGGGCGACTTCCGCCGCAATCTGAAGTATAACCAGAACCGAATATTCGCCTTTGTAATGGCCCTGGGAGGCGGTGTAAGCGACGAGCAGTACGCGACCGCCGCCGGGGCGATAAACTACGGCTTCCCGACCATCACCGATGCGGATATCCCGGAGATACTGCCCACCGGCGTCTGTACATACGAACATGTCGTGTCGAACATCACTCACGACAAGATAGTCGAAAAGGCCATCGAGGTAAGAGGCCTTAAGGTCAGCATCCACAAGATAGACATCCCCGTGTCCTACGGTCCCGCCTTCGAGGGAGAGAGAATCAGAAAGGACGACATGTATGTCGAGCTGGGCGGCCCGAAGACGGACGGCTTTGAATTTGTAGTTATGAGAGAAATCAGCGAGATTGATGACGGCCAGATAGAGCTGGTAGGGCCTGACCTTGACGAGTTTGAAGAGGGGTCACACGTAAGCACAGGCATATACGTGGAGGTGGCGGGGCGCAAGATGCAGAAAGATTTCGAGCCTATCCTTGAGCGTCAGGTACACCGTTTCATTGGTGAGGCCCAGGGCATATTCCACATGGGCCAGCGCGACCAGATACGCCACCGCATAAGTAAAGAAGGCTTTAAGACGGGCCTCCGGCTCAAACACCTCGGTACCATACTCCATGCGAAATTCCACGAGGAATACGGGGCAATAGTCGACAAGGTGCGGGTGACGATCTACACCAAGCCGGAAGACGTAACGGGGCGGCTGGAAGAGGTACGCAAGGCATTCACAGAGAGAGACGAACGTATAATGGGCATGAAGGACAATACCATTAACCTCTTCTACAGCTGCACCCTGTGTCAGAGTTTCGCGCCCACCCACGTCTGCGTCGTCTCCCCTGAGCGTTCCGGCCTCTGCGGCTCGGTAAGCTGGCTCGATGCGAAGGCCTCTTACGAGATTACACCCACAGGACCTAACCAGCCCATAGAAAAGGGCGCCGTTATTGACGAGGCGGCCGGTCAGTGGGAAGGTGTCAACAATTTCCTCTTAGATGCCTCCAGCCGTAAGCTCGAGAGGCTGAGCATGTACAGCATGCTGGTTGATCCCATGACCAGTTGCGGCTGCTTCGAATGCATCTCGGTGCTGCTTCCCATGTGTAACGGCGTAATGACCGTGCACAGGGACTTTACAGAGATGACCCCCTGCGGGATGAAGTTCTCCACGCTCGCCGGCTCGGTGGGCGGCGGACAGCAAACCCCCGGATTTGTGGGCCACAGCAAGCTCTTCCTGGCAAGCGAGAAATTCATCTCTGCAGACGGCGGTCTTGCAAGACTTGTCTGGATGCCCAAAGAGCTTAAAGAAGAAATCGGCCATTTCGTAGAACAGACGGCCAACGAACTCGGACTTGAGGACTTTATCAGCAAGATCGCCGATGAGACCATAGCCACAACGGAAGAAGAGGTATTGAACCACCTGCAGAAGGTAAATCACCCGGCCCTCGCACTGGAATCACTAATATGA
- the cooS gene encoding anaerobic carbon-monoxide dehydrogenase catalytic subunit: MPKEKNTGGDKVAEIMLERMKESGIESLYDRYQAQQPQCGFGLVGLCCRHCNMGPCNIDPFGRGPKTGICGADANTIAARHFTRMVAAGAAAHSDHARAVAQLLVATARGEAPGYKIKDEEKLMMVAEWFDVKTEGRKVEEIAEEVGEMALAEFGKPYGYQRFTKRAPEARQKLWEKLNITPRAIDREVTESMHRTGMGADQDYKNLIRQASRTSLADGWGGSMIATELQDILFGTPKPIRGKANLGVLKEDQVNILVHGHEPQLSEMVALASQDPELLKAAEAIGAKGINLSGICCTANELLMRHGIPMAGHMKMQEMAIATGAIEAIIVDIQCIMQGDVETAKCFHTKLITTSPKCKITGAEHIEVSDENAMVVAKKIVKLAIDNYPKRDRSKVFIPKDCEKEIVVGFSHETIKYMLGGRFRASYRPLNDNIMNGRIRGIAGIVGCTSPKVLPGHKPYIDLVKELISNDILVIQTGCAATECAKEGMMVPEYKEACGKGLREVCEAVGMPPVLHAGACVDNSRILIACSEIVEEGGLGNDISELPVAGACFEWMHEKALCIGQFFVASGIFTIFGINSPVQGAPDLQKLLLEGLEDELGGKWAFEPDIDKVGKLMIDHIEKKRDALGINVATERKLYDMEDRRKLDINV; the protein is encoded by the coding sequence ATGCCCAAAGAGAAGAATACGGGTGGAGACAAGGTTGCAGAAATAATGCTGGAGAGGATGAAAGAAAGCGGCATAGAATCGTTATACGACCGCTACCAAGCCCAGCAGCCCCAGTGTGGCTTCGGCCTGGTGGGGTTATGTTGCAGGCACTGTAATATGGGACCCTGTAACATAGACCCTTTCGGGAGGGGTCCTAAAACAGGCATATGTGGCGCTGACGCCAATACTATAGCAGCCAGACATTTTACCAGGATGGTCGCCGCCGGAGCAGCGGCCCACTCAGACCACGCCAGAGCCGTCGCCCAGCTTCTCGTCGCTACCGCCAGGGGAGAGGCCCCGGGCTATAAAATAAAGGACGAAGAAAAGCTGATGATGGTCGCCGAGTGGTTTGACGTGAAGACCGAGGGCCGGAAGGTCGAGGAAATCGCAGAAGAGGTAGGCGAGATGGCCCTGGCCGAATTTGGCAAACCATACGGTTATCAGCGCTTCACCAAACGCGCCCCCGAGGCACGCCAGAAGCTCTGGGAGAAACTAAACATCACCCCAAGGGCCATAGACCGCGAGGTCACAGAGAGCATGCACCGCACCGGCATGGGCGCAGACCAGGATTATAAAAACCTCATACGCCAGGCCAGCCGCACCTCACTTGCTGACGGCTGGGGCGGTTCCATGATAGCCACCGAACTCCAAGACATCCTCTTCGGTACACCAAAACCCATCAGGGGCAAGGCGAACCTGGGTGTACTCAAAGAAGACCAGGTAAACATCCTGGTACACGGCCACGAGCCCCAGCTCTCCGAGATGGTGGCACTTGCATCCCAAGACCCGGAACTCCTTAAGGCCGCCGAGGCCATCGGCGCAAAGGGTATCAACCTCTCAGGAATCTGCTGCACCGCTAACGAACTACTCATGCGCCACGGGATACCTATGGCCGGCCACATGAAGATGCAGGAGATGGCCATCGCAACAGGGGCCATCGAAGCGATAATCGTCGACATACAGTGCATAATGCAGGGCGACGTAGAAACGGCCAAGTGCTTCCACACAAAGCTTATCACCACATCCCCCAAATGCAAGATTACGGGAGCAGAGCACATCGAGGTCAGCGATGAGAACGCGATGGTGGTGGCAAAAAAGATCGTTAAGCTGGCAATCGATAACTATCCCAAGCGGGACCGTTCAAAGGTCTTCATCCCGAAGGACTGCGAAAAAGAGATAGTGGTAGGTTTCAGCCACGAGACCATTAAATACATGCTCGGAGGCAGGTTCAGGGCCAGCTACAGGCCCCTGAACGACAACATCATGAACGGAAGGATACGCGGTATTGCCGGCATCGTGGGCTGTACCAGCCCAAAGGTCCTGCCGGGCCACAAACCGTACATCGACCTTGTAAAAGAGCTGATATCCAACGATATACTGGTCATCCAGACCGGGTGTGCCGCCACGGAGTGCGCCAAAGAGGGTATGATGGTACCGGAATACAAAGAGGCATGTGGCAAGGGTCTCAGGGAGGTGTGTGAAGCCGTAGGGATGCCCCCGGTGCTCCACGCCGGGGCCTGTGTGGACAACAGCCGCATACTCATAGCCTGCTCCGAGATTGTAGAGGAAGGCGGGCTTGGCAACGACATAAGCGAACTCCCCGTGGCAGGGGCGTGTTTCGAATGGATGCACGAAAAGGCCCTCTGTATAGGGCAGTTCTTCGTCGCGTCCGGCATCTTTACCATATTCGGGATTAACTCCCCCGTCCAGGGCGCGCCAGACCTGCAGAAACTGCTTCTCGAGGGACTCGAAGACGAGCTTGGAGGCAAGTGGGCCTTTGAACCCGACATAGACAAGGTCGGGAAACTGATGATCGACCACATTGAGAAGAAGAGAGACGCGCTCGGCATTAACGTTGCCACGGAACGAAAACTCTACGACATGGAAGACAGGCGCAAGCTCGACATAAACGTCTGA
- the smc gene encoding chromosome segregation protein SMC: MQLAKLELRGFKSFADKTEFNFGPGITIIVGPNGCGKSNIVDAVKWVLGEQGTKSLRANEMSDVIFSGNPSRPSQGYAEVSVTILNHKGLLPVEYQEVCISRRLYASGESEYYLNKQLCRLMDIKELLMDTGLGTNCYSLIEQGEVDVLLQANANERRIVFEEAAGISKYKAKKKATISKLEKTEQNLLRLGDIVEEVQKQLRSVKLQAAKARKYREYTQRLKELKIQWSLKTFHELGIKQQELALGISELSGRGKTILDQKKSIEQEKIDLEKEHSRLSELLSQIHTEIVTVNSQITSSRDKISLNTQRVKELEFQRTKAVHHIEVLNEKAEELKNRSLDADRELAETTEEINTLQETLDRQRAELDQLNQESRSLQEEIEQKKPQVIDALKRQSRLQNEIDFVNHERQSLTNRRTRLEGRLSNISRESETLRQERRSLEEEKERVDSEIRDLEGKLAQLAAGEESLRTEASTVDEALFKKISLLTAKQSRQEVLRDLEMRALGVDMGTQTVLEESQNGGSLQGIHGIVADKLKVDLPNALAIEAALGLKVQAVITNTTQDTIDALSHLENTEKGRATFVPMDSPEHEQGGHSITSEEGVIASAVDLVNPDETYTPVVKKLLHNTVVVKDLSRAIEISKKYPRTRFVTLKGEIVESDGSIAGGGSKGQPGLISRKSELEVVEREISRISSEIKTTELMKGELQKKAKELEDLAGGLKQRHSESQMERLSLEKDIHDKDLKLKTLREEEELNGTEITETNSLLEQLSLKEDSHKNDLQEAISNGKQIEEEINAAGERLKDKQSLRNEQEARLTEYKVALASKQEKKYGLTETLQRLEESTGETQEELNLSLQERDNCEEKKIETQKDIDTLETLVRELEEKSNILQSEQTAKEEEAGGLRDKLSPLTGKIHEKDEEYSAFQEELQGLKLKEKELEIKRIDLEERVKEEYQVQISEIEAQEIDWTTATQEMEELRGKIGRIGNVNLEALEEQEQLDIRERFLLNQQEDLMKAKNSLSDIIKKINQTCRERFEKSFEEIRENFNAMFRKLFGGGKAHVYLEEGTDILDAGIEIVAQPPGKDLRSISLLSGGEKSLTAVALLFAIFQTKPSPFCILDEVDAALDESNIARFAQVAQEFAQKSQFIIITHNKRTMAVGDTLYGVTMQESGVSKKVTVKLEEIEKQKGLLAKAGKKEKVKEKEKEKNMVGSEKSAP; encoded by the coding sequence ATGCAACTAGCGAAATTGGAACTCCGCGGCTTTAAGTCCTTTGCAGACAAAACCGAATTCAACTTTGGCCCGGGCATTACCATAATTGTAGGCCCAAACGGCTGTGGCAAGAGCAACATTGTAGACGCGGTCAAGTGGGTACTCGGCGAGCAGGGCACCAAGAGCCTCAGGGCCAACGAAATGTCGGACGTAATCTTCAGCGGCAACCCCAGCCGCCCGTCCCAGGGATACGCCGAGGTCTCCGTCACCATACTCAACCACAAGGGCCTCCTGCCCGTTGAATATCAAGAAGTATGCATCTCGCGCCGGCTCTACGCCTCAGGAGAGTCAGAATACTACCTGAACAAGCAACTCTGCCGCCTCATGGACATTAAAGAACTGCTCATGGACACGGGCCTGGGCACAAACTGCTACTCTCTCATAGAACAGGGAGAGGTAGACGTACTCCTGCAGGCGAACGCCAATGAACGCAGGATAGTCTTTGAAGAAGCGGCCGGAATAAGTAAATACAAGGCAAAGAAAAAGGCAACAATAAGTAAACTGGAAAAAACAGAACAAAACCTGCTGCGCCTGGGCGACATCGTAGAAGAGGTCCAAAAGCAACTCCGGTCGGTCAAACTCCAGGCTGCCAAGGCCAGAAAGTATAGAGAATACACCCAAAGACTCAAAGAGCTAAAGATACAGTGGAGCCTCAAGACATTTCATGAGCTTGGGATAAAACAACAGGAGCTCGCCCTCGGAATATCAGAACTTTCCGGGCGTGGTAAAACAATCCTCGACCAGAAAAAGTCCATAGAACAGGAAAAGATTGACCTGGAGAAGGAACACTCTCGTCTAAGCGAACTGCTCTCGCAAATACACACAGAAATAGTGACCGTCAACAGCCAGATAACGAGTTCAAGGGACAAGATATCCCTGAACACCCAGCGGGTCAAGGAGCTGGAATTCCAGAGGACAAAAGCCGTACATCACATAGAGGTTCTGAATGAGAAGGCGGAGGAGCTGAAAAACAGGAGCCTTGACGCCGACCGTGAACTCGCTGAGACTACAGAAGAAATAAACACCCTCCAGGAAACCCTCGACCGGCAAAGGGCCGAACTGGACCAGCTCAACCAGGAATCCCGGTCTCTCCAGGAAGAGATAGAACAGAAGAAACCGCAGGTAATAGACGCCCTTAAACGCCAGTCACGCCTGCAAAACGAGATTGATTTCGTAAACCACGAGAGACAGTCCCTTACAAACAGGAGAACCAGACTGGAAGGTCGTCTCTCCAACATATCACGGGAAAGCGAAACTCTCCGTCAGGAGAGAAGGTCCCTTGAGGAAGAAAAAGAGCGGGTTGACAGCGAAATAAGAGACCTCGAAGGAAAGCTGGCGCAGTTAGCCGCCGGGGAGGAATCACTGAGGACAGAGGCAAGCACCGTAGACGAGGCATTATTCAAGAAAATAAGTCTGCTTACAGCAAAACAGTCCCGCCAGGAGGTGTTGAGGGATTTGGAAATGAGGGCGCTTGGGGTAGATATGGGGACCCAGACCGTGCTTGAAGAGTCCCAAAACGGCGGCAGCCTGCAGGGGATACACGGTATAGTAGCTGACAAGCTGAAGGTCGACCTGCCCAATGCCCTGGCAATCGAGGCCGCCCTGGGGCTAAAGGTCCAAGCAGTTATTACCAACACCACACAGGACACTATAGACGCCCTCTCACACCTGGAAAACACAGAGAAGGGCAGGGCCACATTCGTGCCAATGGACTCTCCGGAACACGAACAAGGCGGCCACTCAATCACGTCTGAAGAGGGTGTGATAGCAAGTGCCGTTGACCTGGTAAACCCGGACGAGACCTATACGCCCGTTGTGAAGAAACTACTCCACAATACCGTCGTTGTAAAAGACCTCTCACGCGCCATTGAAATCTCAAAGAAGTATCCCAGGACCCGTTTCGTCACCCTCAAAGGCGAGATCGTAGAATCTGACGGTTCCATAGCCGGAGGTGGTTCAAAGGGGCAGCCGGGACTCATATCCAGAAAGAGTGAACTGGAAGTCGTTGAACGCGAAATCTCCCGGATATCGAGCGAGATTAAAACCACTGAACTCATGAAGGGTGAATTACAGAAAAAAGCGAAAGAACTGGAGGACCTTGCCGGCGGGCTGAAGCAGCGACACAGTGAATCTCAGATGGAACGACTATCCCTTGAAAAGGACATCCACGACAAAGACCTGAAACTCAAGACCCTGAGGGAAGAAGAAGAGCTAAATGGCACAGAAATCACTGAGACAAACAGCCTCCTTGAACAGTTGTCCCTGAAAGAAGACAGCCACAAAAACGACCTGCAAGAGGCCATCTCCAACGGCAAACAGATAGAGGAAGAAATAAACGCTGCCGGTGAGCGTCTCAAGGATAAACAGTCGCTCCGGAACGAACAGGAGGCCAGGCTGACAGAATATAAGGTCGCCCTGGCAAGCAAACAAGAAAAGAAATACGGGCTGACAGAAACCCTCCAACGGCTGGAAGAAAGCACCGGGGAGACGCAGGAAGAACTCAACCTCAGTCTTCAAGAAAGAGACAACTGTGAAGAAAAAAAGATTGAGACACAAAAGGACATAGACACGCTGGAGACACTGGTGCGGGAACTGGAAGAGAAAAGTAACATTCTTCAGTCAGAACAAACCGCAAAGGAAGAAGAGGCAGGCGGCCTGCGGGACAAACTCTCGCCCCTTACCGGAAAGATCCATGAGAAGGACGAAGAATACAGCGCGTTCCAGGAAGAGCTTCAGGGGTTGAAGCTGAAGGAAAAGGAGCTTGAAATAAAGCGCATAGACCTGGAAGAACGCGTAAAAGAAGAATATCAGGTGCAGATCTCAGAAATCGAGGCACAGGAGATAGACTGGACCACGGCCACCCAGGAGATGGAAGAACTCCGGGGCAAGATAGGAAGAATAGGCAACGTCAACCTTGAGGCCCTGGAGGAGCAAGAACAGCTGGATATAAGAGAACGGTTCCTGCTCAATCAGCAAGAAGACCTCATGAAGGCAAAAAACTCCCTCTCAGACATAATAAAAAAGATCAACCAGACCTGCCGTGAACGCTTCGAAAAGAGTTTTGAAGAGATACGAGAGAACTTCAACGCCATGTTCCGTAAGCTATTCGGAGGTGGAAAGGCCCACGTATATCTGGAAGAAGGAACCGACATCCTGGACGCGGGCATCGAGATAGTGGCCCAGCCACCGGGCAAAGACCTGCGCTCCATAAGCCTTCTGTCCGGTGGTGAAAAGTCCTTAACCGCGGTGGCCCTGCTGTTCGCCATATTCCAGACTAAACCCAGTCCCTTCTGTATACTTGACGAGGTCGATGCCGCCCTGGACGAGAGCAACATTGCCCGCTTTGCCCAGGTGGCACAGGAATTTGCCCAAAAGTCCCAGTTTATCATTATAACCCACAACAAACGCACGATGGCCGTGGGGGACACACTGTATGGGGTTACAATGCAAGAATCCGGCGTATCCAAAAAGGTCACCGTCAAACTCGAGGAGATAGAAAAACAGAAGGGCTTGTTAGCGAAGGCCGGCAAAAAAGAGAAAGTAAAGGAGAAAGAAAAAGAGAAAAATATGGTCGGCTCCGAAAAGTCGGCGCCTTAG
- a CDS encoding anaerobic ribonucleoside-triphosphate reductase activating protein has protein sequence MAVQIKGFIKSSLIEWEGMISAVIFLPGCNFRCTYCHSPHLVNPAEDMDTILLESVISYLKNNTWIDGVVISGGEPTLHTGLKELLKKLKDMRLKVKLDTNGTNPDLLEEFIRDGLLDCIAMDVKAPLKDESYREVTKWQGNVQDIRRSINVIIESGLEHEFRTTVCPSYLGEEEIKDIACSLQGAKRYVLQPFRPTNCLDSNMLKVVPYPPDTLKRLGETARAHLEGCRVRGEPEILSSRIR, from the coding sequence ATGGCCGTACAGATAAAAGGGTTCATAAAAAGCAGCCTCATCGAATGGGAAGGCATGATAAGCGCCGTCATCTTCCTGCCGGGCTGCAACTTCCGTTGCACCTACTGCCACTCACCCCATCTTGTCAACCCGGCGGAAGACATGGACACAATACTACTTGAGTCCGTGATTAGCTACCTGAAAAATAACACGTGGATAGACGGCGTTGTTATCTCAGGCGGAGAACCCACCCTCCACACCGGCCTCAAGGAACTGCTAAAGAAGCTGAAAGACATGCGTCTCAAGGTAAAACTGGACACTAACGGCACAAACCCGGACTTACTGGAAGAGTTTATTAGAGATGGACTGCTTGACTGCATAGCCATGGACGTAAAGGCCCCGCTCAAAGACGAAAGTTACCGGGAAGTCACCAAATGGCAGGGCAATGTGCAAGATATCAGGCGCAGTATAAACGTAATAATCGAGAGTGGGCTGGAGCACGAATTCCGCACGACAGTGTGCCCTTCCTACCTGGGAGAAGAAGAGATAAAAGACATTGCCTGCTCGCTGCAGGGTGCGAAAAGGTATGTCTTACAGCCCTTCAGGCCCACAAATTGTCTTGACTCTAACATGTTAAAAGTCGTCCCTTATCCTCCTGACACACTCAAACGCCTTGGCGAGACAGCCAGGGCCCATCTGGAGGGCTGCCGTGTCAGGGGAGAACCGGAGATACTGAGCAGCCGAATCCGTTAA